In one Synergistaceae bacterium genomic region, the following are encoded:
- a CDS encoding heavy metal translocating P-type ATPase, with translation MDFTIVHELPGRLRLRCADGAFTMREAGVIGLLLETQPGVLRVAVSHRTSGLLIHYEGDRESVLTAVRLLDKSFYEDADVEALTPADRQSLTGAAASLLGGALGRRFLLPGVLRYGFTLLRALPLLKRGLCKLLRTGRLNVSVLDASAVGVSLLRRDFRTAAVITTLLALGDLLEDWTRKKSRESLIGSLAVNLDKIWVRRGGEETRIPAADLQIGDLVIVRAGGVIPVDGVVFEGEATVNQAAMTGESEPVRRVPPLSVFAGTIVEEGELILRVTAFDSETRICKIAEMIDASVALKADVQNHAERMADAIVPYNFLLAGGIYLWTRDAVRATSALLVDYSCALRLSTPLAILAAMREGTKRGVLIKGGKFLEALAAADTVVFDKTGTLTVSVPRLAKVVPFEGRARKEVLRTAACLEEHFPHSVARAVVKLAEEENLSHREEHSTVEYMVAHGVVSRLRGERVLIGSAHFVFEDEKIPVTSEQREIIEREAGDYSALYLAEGGRLTGLLCVEDPLRSDAREVINRLRDAGINRMVMLTGDNPRVAEKVARETALDEFRAQLLPEDKTEAIKMMKRSGAKVVMVGDGINDAPALAAADVGVAMRGGADVARETADIVISENRLEGLIDARRLAAGTMRKIYSNFAFIVGANSFLLALGLGGILTPATSALLHNLATIGSSVYSLTPVLTGYPTTTSTGE, from the coding sequence ATGGATTTTACGATTGTCCACGAACTGCCGGGCCGTTTGCGGCTGCGCTGTGCTGACGGCGCGTTCACGATGCGGGAGGCCGGCGTCATCGGCCTGTTGCTGGAAACGCAGCCGGGAGTTCTGCGCGTCGCTGTTTCCCACAGAACGTCAGGTCTGCTGATCCATTACGAAGGCGACAGGGAGTCCGTTTTGACGGCGGTCAGGCTTTTGGACAAGTCATTTTACGAAGACGCGGACGTCGAGGCGCTGACGCCGGCTGATCGACAAAGTTTGACGGGAGCGGCGGCGTCTCTTCTTGGCGGCGCGCTGGGGCGGCGTTTTCTGCTGCCGGGTGTCCTGCGATACGGGTTTACCCTTCTGCGGGCGCTGCCTCTTTTGAAACGCGGGCTCTGCAAACTGCTGCGCACAGGACGTCTCAACGTCTCCGTGCTCGACGCGTCCGCCGTGGGCGTGTCTCTGCTTCGGAGAGATTTTCGCACCGCCGCCGTCATTACGACGCTGCTGGCGCTGGGCGACCTTCTGGAGGACTGGACTCGCAAAAAATCGAGAGAGAGCCTGATCGGCAGCCTGGCGGTAAACCTCGACAAAATCTGGGTGCGCCGCGGCGGCGAGGAAACGCGGATTCCGGCGGCGGACCTTCAAATCGGAGACCTCGTCATCGTCCGCGCGGGCGGCGTCATTCCGGTGGACGGAGTCGTCTTCGAGGGCGAAGCCACCGTGAATCAGGCGGCAATGACGGGAGAGTCCGAACCCGTTCGCCGCGTCCCTCCCCTCTCGGTTTTCGCCGGAACCATCGTCGAAGAAGGTGAGTTGATCCTGCGCGTCACCGCTTTTGACAGCGAAACGCGCATCTGTAAAATCGCCGAGATGATAGACGCCTCCGTCGCTTTGAAGGCCGACGTCCAGAATCACGCGGAACGCATGGCGGACGCCATTGTACCGTACAATTTCCTGCTGGCTGGCGGCATTTACCTGTGGACACGGGATGCGGTGCGAGCCACCAGCGCCCTGCTGGTCGATTATTCCTGCGCGCTCCGGCTGTCCACGCCTTTGGCTATCCTTGCCGCCATGCGTGAAGGAACCAAACGGGGCGTGCTGATCAAGGGCGGAAAATTTTTGGAAGCCTTGGCCGCTGCCGACACCGTCGTCTTTGACAAGACCGGAACCCTGACCGTGTCCGTGCCGAGGCTTGCCAAAGTCGTCCCCTTCGAAGGGCGGGCGCGGAAAGAAGTCCTTCGTACCGCCGCCTGTCTGGAAGAACATTTTCCCCACTCCGTCGCCCGCGCGGTGGTGAAGCTGGCCGAGGAAGAAAACCTCTCTCACCGTGAAGAACACTCCACCGTGGAATATATGGTTGCGCACGGCGTCGTTTCGCGGCTGCGCGGCGAAAGGGTGCTGATCGGCAGCGCTCATTTCGTGTTCGAGGACGAAAAAATTCCCGTAACCTCCGAACAGCGCGAAATCATTGAGCGTGAGGCCGGAGACTATTCCGCGCTCTATCTGGCGGAGGGCGGGCGGCTTACCGGACTGCTCTGCGTCGAAGATCCCCTCCGAAGCGACGCTCGCGAAGTCATAAATCGCCTGCGCGATGCGGGGATCAATCGGATGGTGATGCTTACCGGCGACAACCCGCGCGTCGCGGAAAAAGTCGCCCGTGAGACGGCCCTGGACGAATTTCGGGCGCAGCTCCTGCCGGAGGATAAAACGGAAGCCATTAAAATGATGAAGCGTTCGGGCGCCAAAGTCGTCATGGTTGGCGACGGCATCAACGACGCTCCGGCGCTGGCCGCCGCTGACGTGGGAGTTGCCATGCGGGGAGGCGCGGACGTGGCCCGTGAAACAGCGGACATCGTCATCTCGGAAAACCGTCTCGAAGGTCTGATCGACGCGCGAAGACTGGCTGCGGGCACGATGCGGAAGATCTACAGCAA